A window from Centropristis striata isolate RG_2023a ecotype Rhode Island chromosome 2, C.striata_1.0, whole genome shotgun sequence encodes these proteins:
- the LOC131990220 gene encoding dynein regulatory complex subunit 4-like gives MPPKSKGSSKKPAKARTPTLINGLTKEEMSKEQMEEHIVSLREELDREREERNYFQLERDKIHTFWEIKDRELEEIKAECKNLDKEIEEDEGRHQVEIKVYKQKMKHLLCEHQNTICELKADGELSIQVLQKEQQQLESQLHNDMKAKMVDIQELDIENLIKELELKHKEKMTEARNSWEKQLTERTAKCEERTELLTQEQVNMTKYATSEREHFLSSHINDLTEVHNNALSDAKAFIDAIQDDLDVNDDLKYRRKAVHDKLQEIKKDLACRLEENKKLALDVKEVEEENAIAEKKMKHFTPEKDMKEKVLRKKLNDLKSDHETLELKFSELQLQRDELYKSFPQNIQKVQHLAGMKNTLLGRKLQGLTDGLENTQAQLSSVLSASNVDQTALSGITKKLEENFDFSNNSIKNLQYKRAQISQARKELLLTYEAQQ, from the exons ATG CCACCCAAAAGCAAAGGCTCAAGTAAAAAGCCTGCAAAAGCCAGGACGCCCACACTGATAAATGGCCTCACCAAAGAGGAGATGTCCAAGGAGCAG ATGGAAGAGCACATTGTGAGCCTCCGAGAGGAGctggacagagagagggaggagagaaacTACTTTCAGCTGGAGAGGGACAAGATCCACACCTTTTGGGAGATCAAAGACAGAGAACTGGAGGAGATCAAGGCTGAATGTAAAAACCTTGACAAGGAGATCGAAGAGGATGAGGGACGCCACCAAGTAGAGATCAAG GTGTATAAGCAGAAGATGAAGCATCTCCTGTGTGAGCACCAGAACACGATCTGTGAGTTGAAAGCAGATGGTGAACTCTCCATTCAGGTACTGCAGAAAGAGCAACAACAACTAGAGAGTCAGCTTCATAATGACATGAAGGCCAAAATGGTCGACATACAGGAGCTCGACATTGAAAACCTAATCAAGGAGCTTGAACTG aaacacaaagaaaaaatgactgaagCAAGGAACAGCTGGGAGAAGCAACTCACAG AAAGAACAGCCAAGTGTGAGGAAAGGACGGAGCTACTGACACAAGAGCAAGTCAACATGACGAAATATGCGACCAGTGAGAGGGAACATTTTTTGAGCAGCCACATCAACGATCTCACAGAAGTCCACAACAATGCTTTAAGTGATGCTAAGGCATTTATTGATGCCATACAAGATGATTTGGATGTTAACGATGATCTCAAG TATAGAAGAAAAGCCGTACATGATAAACTGCAGGAGATAAAAAAGGACCTGGCCTGTCGTctggaggaaaacaaaaaacttgCTTTGGATGTCAAAGAAGTGGAAGAGGAAAATGCTATagctgagaaaaaaatgaaacacttCACCCCTGAAAAG GATATGAAAGAAAAAGTCCTGCGTAAGAAGCTGAATGATCTGAAATCGGATCATGAGACACTGGAACTGAAATTCAGCGAG CTTCAGCTGCAAAGGGACGAGCTGTACAAGTCGTTCCCTCAGAATATTCAGAAGGTGCAGCACTTAGCAGGTATGAAGAACACGCTGCTTGGCAGGAAGCTGCAGGGCCTGACTGACGGCCTGGAGAATACGCAGGCTCAGCTTTCCTCTGTGCTTTCTGCGTCTAACGTGGACCAGACTGCCCTTTCTGGGATCACTAAGAAACTTGAG GAAAATTTTGACTTCAGTAATAATTCTATCAAGAACTTGCAGTATAAAAGAGCTCAGATTTCCCAG GCCCGTAAGGAATTACTGCTGACCTACGAAGCACAGCAATGA
- the LOC131989085 gene encoding transcription factor E2F4-like isoform X2: protein MDVFGTPCSPDGEPATPLQSPKHQRSLRSLNLLTTKFVELLQVSQGGVLDLKHAVSVLAVGQKRRIYDITNVLEGVGLIVKISKSMVKWKGSLGNAFESGNRLLKLKSELQELEQTESMLDQQIFWVEQSIRNTTEDCSDLMYVTHEDLCNCFSGNTLLAVRAPSGTQLDVPIPKAVQNRPPEYQIHLKSINGPIDVVLLNKLTVSSVPVVLPVPPPEELLRGANPATPPSDETESSTAPCQASDRNKSGRTSVENMQDLQSSSSTNAKPHRTDASELRDLAKELRNRRRPVKEVLNADLIRQLITADIFSPLLRLSPPRFEHECLYSLAESESLRDVFDIHMLNVWP from the exons ATGGATGTCTTTGGGACTCCATGTAGTCCAGACGGGGAGCCCGCCACCCCACTTCAGAGCCCCAAACACCAGAGGAGCCTGAGGAGCCTGAACTTGCTGACCACAAAGTTTGTCGAGTTATTACAAGTATCTCAGGGCGGTGTGCTGGACCTCAAACAT GCTGTCAGCGTCCTGGCTGTCGGACAGAAAAGGCGAATCTATGACATCACAAATGTGTTGGAGGGCGTTGGCCTGATTGTAAAAATCTCTAAGAGCATGGTAAAGTGGAA GGGTTCATTAGGAAATGCATTCGAGTCAGGAAACAGACTGCTAAAGTTGAAATCTGAGCTGCAGGAATTGGAGCAGACGGAATCCATGTTGGACCAGCAAATATTCTGGGTTGAACAGAGCATCAGGAACACAACAGAAGACTGCAGTGA TCTGATGTATGTGACTCATGAGGATCTCTGCAACTGCTTCAGTG GCAATACTCTCCTGGCTGTACGAGCGCCCTCAGGCACACAGCTAGATGTTCCCATTCCCAAAGCT GTCCAGAACAGACCACCCGAGTACCAGATCCATCTGAAAAGCATCAACGGGCCGATAGATGTTGTACTTCTTAACAAACTCACTGTCAGCTCAGTTCCTGTCGTACTGCCGGTGCCACCGCCTGAAGAACTTTTACGGGGCGCTAACCCAGCCACGCCCCCTTCAGATGAGACAGAAAGCAGCACTGCACCTTGTCAGGCTTCAGATAGAAACAAATCTGGACGAACATCTGTGGAGAACATGCAGGACCTTcagtcatcatcatcaacaaatGCTAAGCCGCACAGAACTGATGCATCTGAAT TGCGAGATTTAGCAAAAGAACTGCGGAACCGAAGACGCCCAGTCAAAG aAGTACTCAATGCAGATCTAATCAGGCAGCTTATAACCGCTGATA TTTTTTCTCCACTCCTCCGTCTGTCTCCACCTCGATTTGAACACGAATGCCTCTACAGTCTGGCTGAGAGTGAAAGCCTCCGGGACGTTTTTGACATCCATATGCTCAATGTTTGGCCATGA
- the LOC131989085 gene encoding transcription factor E2F4-like isoform X1 produces MDVFGTPCSPDGEPATPLQSPKHQRSLRSLNLLTTKFVELLQVSQGGVLDLKHAVSVLAVGQKRRIYDITNVLEGVGLIVKISKSMVKWKGSLGNAFESGNRLLKLKSELQELEQTESMLDQQIFWVEQSIRNTTEDCSDLMYVTHEDLCNCFSGNTLLAVRAPSGTQLDVPIPKAVQNRPPEYQIHLKSINGPIDVVLLNKLTVSSVPVVLPVPPPEELLRGANPATPPSDETESSTAPCQASDRNKSGRTSVENMQDLQSSSSTNAKPHRTDASELRDLAKELRNRRRPVKEVLNADLIRQLITADSLPPLVSFFSTPPSVSTSI; encoded by the exons ATGGATGTCTTTGGGACTCCATGTAGTCCAGACGGGGAGCCCGCCACCCCACTTCAGAGCCCCAAACACCAGAGGAGCCTGAGGAGCCTGAACTTGCTGACCACAAAGTTTGTCGAGTTATTACAAGTATCTCAGGGCGGTGTGCTGGACCTCAAACAT GCTGTCAGCGTCCTGGCTGTCGGACAGAAAAGGCGAATCTATGACATCACAAATGTGTTGGAGGGCGTTGGCCTGATTGTAAAAATCTCTAAGAGCATGGTAAAGTGGAA GGGTTCATTAGGAAATGCATTCGAGTCAGGAAACAGACTGCTAAAGTTGAAATCTGAGCTGCAGGAATTGGAGCAGACGGAATCCATGTTGGACCAGCAAATATTCTGGGTTGAACAGAGCATCAGGAACACAACAGAAGACTGCAGTGA TCTGATGTATGTGACTCATGAGGATCTCTGCAACTGCTTCAGTG GCAATACTCTCCTGGCTGTACGAGCGCCCTCAGGCACACAGCTAGATGTTCCCATTCCCAAAGCT GTCCAGAACAGACCACCCGAGTACCAGATCCATCTGAAAAGCATCAACGGGCCGATAGATGTTGTACTTCTTAACAAACTCACTGTCAGCTCAGTTCCTGTCGTACTGCCGGTGCCACCGCCTGAAGAACTTTTACGGGGCGCTAACCCAGCCACGCCCCCTTCAGATGAGACAGAAAGCAGCACTGCACCTTGTCAGGCTTCAGATAGAAACAAATCTGGACGAACATCTGTGGAGAACATGCAGGACCTTcagtcatcatcatcaacaaatGCTAAGCCGCACAGAACTGATGCATCTGAAT TGCGAGATTTAGCAAAAGAACTGCGGAACCGAAGACGCCCAGTCAAAG aAGTACTCAATGCAGATCTAATCAGGCAGCTTATAACCGCTGATA gTTTGCCTCCACTCGTCAGTTTTTTCTCCACTCCTCCGTCTGTCTCCACCTCGATTTGA
- the si:ch211-122f10.4 gene encoding cathepsin A-like has translation MLAASLLVCLLAVFQLGSRAQYTPDAVTHLPGMTFKPNYRQWSGYLQARPGKFLHYWFVTSQGDPVKDPLVLWLNGGPGCSSLDGFLSENGPFHVNDNGATLYENTFSWNKIANVLYIESPAGVGYSYSDDQKYATDDDQVADDNYKALQSFFAKFPSFTQNEFFIFGESYGGIYVPTLSLRVATGAAKINFKGFSVGNGLSSFALNDQTLIYFGYYHGLFGEDLWRDLNINCCDKGSCNFYNSSSDICKTLVTVAFGIVFESGLNEYALYLDCEGGRRSHRSYERAMSHLFKNYRKQAHIFKFSGGPYPTVSLGEVPPCINSTAQTNWLNRGDVRKALHIPDTLPPWDLCNEDVGAQYTNLYPTVKEVYLKLLTLGLRALVYNGDTDMACNFLGDQWFVEDLGLNATTKYQTWLHDDQVAGFYQQFGNLTFLTVKGAGHMVPQWAPGPALHMFQSFITNGYY, from the exons ATGTTGGCCGCTAGTCTGTTGGTGTGCCTGCTGGCCGTGTTTCAACTCGGCTCGCGGGCTCAGTACACTCCTGACGCAGTAACTCACCTGCCAGGTATGACGTTCAAACCCAACTATCGACAGTGGTCGGGATACCTGCAGGCACGGCCCGGAAAGTTCCTCCACTACTG GTTTGTGACGTCTCAGGGGGACCCGGTCAAAGACCCTCTGGTGCTCTGGCTGAATGGAGGCCCAGGCTGCAGCTCACTGGACGGATTCCTGTCAGAAAATGGACCATTTCAT GTGAATGATAATGGGGCAACACTGTATGAGAACACATTTAGCTGGAACAAGATTGCCAACGTGCTGTATATAGAGTCACCTGCCGGAGTGGGGTATTCCTACTCTGATGACCAAAAGTACGCCACCGATGATGACCAG GTTGCTGATGATAATTACAAAGCCCTGCAGAGTTTCTTTGCCAAGTTCCCAAGTTTCACTCAAAATGAGTTCTTCATCTTTGGGGAAAGTTATGGTGGAATTTATGTACCAACCCTCAGCCTGCGCGTCGCTACTGGAGCTGCAAAAATCAACTTCAAG GGCTTTTCAGTGGGAAACGGGCTCAGCAGTTTTGCTCTCAATGACCAAACTTTGATCTACTTTGGTTACTACCACGGCCTCTTTGGAGAAGA TTTGTGGCGGGATCTGAACATAAATTGCTGTGACAAGGGGAGCTGCAACTTTTACAACTCCAGTTCAGACATCTGTAAGACACTG GTGACTGTGGCCTTTGGTATCGTGTTTGAGAGCGGACTTAATGAGTATGCCCTTTACTTGGATTGTGAGGGCGGCAGAAGGTCCCACAGAAGCTACGAGAGGGCCATGAGTCACCTGTTCAAGAACTACAGGAAACAAGCACACATCTTCAAG tTTTCAGGTGGACCGTATCCCACTGTATCTCTAGGTGAAGTCCCTCCCTGCATCAACAGTACGGCTCAGACGAACTGGCTGAACAGAGGCGACGTCAGGAAAGCTTTACACATTCCTGACACACTGCCACCATGGGACCTGTGCAA TGAGGATGTTGGTGCACAATACACCAACCTGTACCCCACCGTGAAGGAGGTGTATCTGAAGCTGCTCACTCTGGGCCTGCGAGCGCTCGTCTACAACGGAGACACCGACATGGCCTGCAACTTCCTGGGAGACCAGTGGTTTGTGGAAGACCTCGGCCTGAAC GCCACCACAAAATACCAGACATGGCTTCATGATGATCAGGTAGCTGGTTTCTACCAGCAGTTTGGAAACCTCACTTTCCTGACAGTCAAG GGTGCAGGGCACATGGTTCCTCAGTGGGCTCCAGGTCCAGCTCTCCACATGTTCCAGTCTTTTATCACAAACGGCTACTACTGA